The Candidatus Endomicrobium procryptotermitis genomic interval AATGCCCGTAATGCCCAAACCGTCCAAAGCCGCTTTAAGTTTTTCAAATTTATTCTGGTTGATAATCACTACGACTTTAGTAAGTTTAGTGCCGGTATGTGTGGGAACAGGCGGCGACGGAACGTCGCTTGTCTTCACTTCGCCTGTCTCGCTGTCAACAGTAGAAGAAAACAAAGAAGGCATAAAATCCGCGTACCCTATGAGATTATGTTCGACTATATCAAGCCCCGTTATCTCTTCTTCTTTATCGACTCTGATTCCGATAGTCTTTTTGATAGCGAAAAAAGTGATTGCCATTGTAACTGCAATCCATATGCCAACCGTTATCACTCCCAAAGTCTGAATTCCCAGCATTCTAAGACCGCCGCCATAAAGCAGACCTCCGTCCAGTGCAAAAACTCCGGTTAAAAGCGTTCCCAGCGCTCCGCAGACTCCGTGAACGGCGACAGCTCCTACGGGATCGTCAACTTTCAAAATTTTATCTATGAATTCTACCGCAAGCACAACGACTATTCCTGCAGTACCACCTATTATTGCAGCTCCCAAAGGCGAAACCGCGTCGCATCCGGCAGTAATGGCTACAAGTCCTGCCAGAACTCCGTTTAAAGTCATCGAAACGTCAGGCTTCTTGTAACGTATCCACGTGAAAAACAAAGTTACCGCAGCTCCTGCAGCTGCCGCAAGATTTGTAGTGACAAAAATACTTGATGCGGAAACTATGCCGTCACCCGTCATTGAAACGGTAGAAGCTCCGTTAAATCCAAACCAGCCGAACCACAATATAAATACGCCCAAAGCGCCGAGCGTTATGCTGTGTCCGGGTATAGCCTGCGAAACTCCATTTTTAGAATATTTTCCGATACGAGGACCCAGTATGGCCGCACCTACAAAAGCCGCAACGCCGCCTACCATATGTACTGTAGTCGAACCTGCAAAATCGTGAAATCCAAGTTCTCCAAGCCAGCCACCGCCCCAAATCCAATGTCCCGAAATCGGATAGACTATCGCGCTTATCACTATACTGTAAACTATGTAAGCAGTAAATTTTGTTCTTTCCGCCATAGCGCCTGAAACTATTGTTGCAGCCGTAGCGCAAAAAACCGTTTGAAAAATCAAAAAAGCGTGAGAAGGATAGCTTCCTCCATATGTGTCAGCTTTGCTGAACAAATCAAACGACCCGAAAAAGCCGCTGCCCGCTCCGAACATTATTCCAAACCCTATAATCCAAAAAAACAAGGAACCTAAACTGAGATCCATAAGATTTTTCAAAACTATATTGCCTGCATTTTTGGCTCTTGTAAATCCGGCTTCAAGCATTGCAAATCCTGGCTGCATAAAAAATACCAAAGTCGCTCCGAACAATACCCATAAAGTATCCACAGATACAAATACTGTTTGTTCCATGATATTCCTCCTTACAAAAATTTATAACTTCCGCGACAAACTTTTATTTTCCTCCTTTTTTATTTATGGAGTTTTAGCAGTACGCTTTTATTCTAATTTCAAAGAACAAGGCGCCGGAGATTTTTTTCTCCGGCGCCTTTGCCGTACCAATCATTAAAATGCTGAAAACAAAACGGAGCCGAAGAAAAGTTTTCTTCGGCTCCGTTGCCATTTTGTATTAAATTAGCAATAATCTACAAACTTATTTTATTTTTGTCAAGTGTTTTTTTTTCTGAGAAACAAAATGGAATCTTAGATACGGCAAACAACAGAAATGCAGCAAAGGCAAGAACCATTTTTTCAAAATCCCCTCAAAATTGCGCCGCACAGAGTGCAGCGCAATGCTTTAATATGTCGCACAATCACAAGAACATGCAATGACAAATGAGCAGGTGGAACAAAATGCAGGGTTGTCAGCCTGTATGTGATTCAAAATCTGCTCTTTATTGTTACAGAAAAGCTACCATTTGTTGGTATGGATTTTTCCTGCATCATACTTGTTTTTCGGCTGTGTTTCGCCTTTGGGCTTGCCTATTGGAATTACGTTTAAAGGAACAAATTCAGAAGGTATTGAGAAAGTTTTTCTTACGGCGTCAACTCTTTTTTTGTCCGGATAAACAGCCGTCCATACTGCGCCAAGTCCCAAATCCTGCACGGCAAGCAAAATATTTTCCGTAGCTGCCGAACAATCCATTATCCAAAAATCTTCCGAGTCTTTTTTCCCGCAGACTATTATTGCTATAGAAGCTTCTCTGAGCATTTTTGCATAAGGAAGCTTGTCTGCAAGAGAGTCAATCACTTCGTGATCGTCAACTATGATGAAAGCCCATGGCTGAACATTCCTAGCGCTCGGAGCAGCCATGGCAGCTTTCAAAATAATGTCCAAGTCCTGCTGTTCTATTTTGCCCCTTTCATAACTTCTGACGCTTGTTCTTTTCATAATGGTGTCAATGGTCTGTGCTGCAAAAACATTTGAAACAAAGAAAAACGAAACAACAAAATACAAAAATAATTTTTTCATTGTATCCTCTTTTTAATTATATTACGGCAAGATAAAAGTCATTAATATAAGAACTAATAATTTATACATCCGAACAAAGAGAAAGACGCGATGAGTTCACAATATTTATTAAAAAGTATTTAAATTGCCCGTAATTATACCATAATATTTTTCGTGCTTGCAAGATTCGCTTGAATATAGTAAAACCATTTGGATGATTATAAATATCATCACGACAAAATACTATTACTGAAGCAAAAAAGTTTTTATTTTATCAACGCAAGCAGAGCTTGTTTGAGGAGTGAAATAACCTGGACAATTATAAACGCCGCGATAAAAAGGCTCAAAACAGGGTCAAAAAAATACATGTCCTTAAGATAATATATTGCTGATGCAGAGGCAATCAACGGCATTAAAGCGGCGCACAGCGCGTATTTTATGAAAAGCGTTTTTATGTCTTTATTTTTTTTGATTTCGGGATAAAGAAGCAATAAGCAAAAAGCCAGCCCTGTAAAAGCCGAAAATGCCATCCAGCATGTCATAGCAAGGTTAATCCCCACAGGGTCAGCAAAAAGAACAACCGCTTTATAAATTATATACAGAGCGATTATCAGCAGCATAACCCCGTTTAAACATATCGAATAGAACTGCGAACGTTTAAAGGCTTCGCCTTCTTCTTTGCTTATGTTTAAATTTTTGCCGATTATTGCAGGCAGCGCAGCAAACGACGCTGCGAGCATCAAGCCCGCGTGACTTAAAAGAGAAAGGCTTCCGGAAAAAAAGCTGCCCACCGTTTCAACAAACACCAGCAATAAGCCGATGCCTAAAACAGTGGGCAGTTTAAACTCTTCTTTTATTTTTATCATCGTTATTATTAAACAATTAATAAATAATCATTATTGTGTTTCGCAAGTCAGGCTTGCAAAACCTGTTAACAGGTTCGTCCGCGCCGAAATTCTAAACGGTTCATTGTTAATTATTAATTGGACTCCTGTTACTTTACCAGCGGCAGCCTGTAACTGTTCTTTTCCGTGAACTTAATGATGTTTCCCATCATTTCAACCGCTTCGGCGGGATATTGTCCTACCGCGGTTTCTGCTGAAAGCATTACATAATCGCTTCCGTCAATGATAGCGTTTGCAACATCGCTGACTTCTGCTCTTGTCGGAATCGGGTTTTCCACCATGCTTTCAAGCATTTGCGTCGCGGTTATGACGAACTTTTTGCGCGAACGGCATTTCTTTATTATATATTTTTGTACAACAGGCACAGTCCACAGCGGAATCGAAATTCCCATGTCGCCCCTTGCGACCATTATGCCATCGCACACGTCAAGAATCGAAGGAAGATTGTCTATTCCTTCCCTGTCTTCAATTTTAGCTATAAGTTTACAACAGTCTTTCTTTTTTTCTTTTTCCAATATGGAAATAAGAGGTCTCATGTCACCCGCAGTTCTCACAAAAGAATTTGCAACAAAATCGACATTGCGTTTTAAAGCAAAACGCATATCTTCCATGTCTTTTTTTTCCATATGAGGAAATTGAAGGTTCGCCTGCGGTATGTTGATGCCTTTATGCGTTTTGAGAACGTAATCCGACTGCACTTCTGTGATAAGCTCATCTTTTTTCGAAGACAATACTTTTAGTTTTAAGTTACCATCATCTATAAAAATATCGAAACCTTTTTTTATGTCCATAAGAGAATTTGAGTAATCTATGTAAATCTTTTTATTGTTGCCGGCAACCTCTTTATTCGTAAGTATAAGTTTTTGTTTCTTTTTCAGTTCGACTTTACCATTTTTGATTTCTCCGACCCTTATTCTGTGACCTTCAAGATCTGCAAGAATTTTTATGTCTCTGCTGTATTTTTTATTGAAATTTCTTATTAACGCAAAATCTTTTTCGTGTTCGACATAAGTTCCGTGCGAAAAATTAAGCCTTATAACCGTCATTCCCGCGTACGCCATTTTTTTCAGAACTGATAAAGAACGCGTCGCCGGCCCCATTGTGCATATTATTCCTGTTTTTGCCATTTGTGCTCCTTTCTTCTATTCAATTTAATATAGTGCATATAAAAAACAGCTTTTATTTCCATTCCGGGATTTCCTGTATCCAAAATTCTGTGCCGTGAACTCTGTTTACCGCGAGTTTTGAAGAATTTGCCCACTCTCCGCCTAGACTATAAGTATGATACAGTAAATACGGTGTATCAGGTATTCTTATCGGGTCCATAAAAGTCTTTCTTTGAGGATTATTTTTCTTTTCAGTCATAATCTCATAAAATTTACCTGTTTTTAAATCACAAACATAAATCCCGATAGTATCTTTTTCCACTTCATCTGAAGTACGGCCTTTCAAATTTCCGACAAAATGCGTTCCGTAAAAATATATTTTTTCATTCACATTATCAACATAAAAATATGTACGCGCCATTATTGCTATATAATTTTTTGAAAGAACCCTTCTCTTGCTGCCTTCTGCTAACTCAAAAATTTTATCTGCACTTATTATATCCAAACCTCTTGCCAAAAGTTCTTGTCTTTCTTCTTCTGTGCGGAGCGGGATAAGATTAATATATTTTTTGTCGTTAATAATAATTTTATTATCAAAATTATCGTAATCTTCAGCGTCACGTACAGGTATTATATTTTCCAACAGAGAATTTATTTCTTGTTCTTTTAGCGTTAATTCCATCAAATGCCTGTCGCGGTACTTTAATATAAGTGTTTTACTATGTCCGTTGCCAGCATCATAATTTAAACATATGTACAGTTCATTTTTGTTTATTACATATCCGTCAAAAGAACAATACCTTTTTTCAAGCCTGTAAAGCATAGAAGCTTCATTGTACGGCTGTTGCATATCATCAGCCGCTACCCCGCAAGCGGATAATATAAAAAGCGTAAATATTACTATTATTTATTTCATATTTAACATTTTATGTCTTCTTATTACAAAAAAAATCAGCTGCAGGTACTCTGTCTGGACCAAATTGCACTGAAAAATTATCTGTTTCTCCAATCTCTTTAGTTCTGGTGTTATAACCGTCAACTATAACTTTGCCGTCTTGTAAATCATTGCCTGTTACAAACACTACATGTCCTTGTCCGCCTGAGGGATTGTTATATATTGCCAGAATTATGTTGCCCTCAGCTGCAAGCTGTTGAGCTGTGGTATGGTCAAGAACGCCGCTTGCCATTCGTGGAATCATTTCGCCGTTACCGGATTTGCCGAAATAATCATACATCTGGTTTGCGGTCATTGTCCATGGGCTTCCTTCCGCCATCGGCAGCATTATGCCGTATCTGGCAGCAAGCCCGCAGTACACATATAAATACAGTATGAAGAATCATTACCCTTTGCATATTGCAGGTCTCTTTCCCTTGCCTGAATATACTTGTTTAACTTCTCGTATTCTTTTTCAATATCATCTCCATATATTCCTATATCAAAGAATAGTAAAGGCATATCAAAACCAAGCGGCTGTACATCTTTGCGGGAAGGTTTGAAATACGATACGCAGCTTATATATATTACCGCGTCGGACGCATTAATAAAAGTTACGACGGCGTTTGAATACCCGTTTGCCGTAATTACGATTTTTGCCCGTTATACAATAAAAGCATGCTTTATTTATGCAACAATAAATATGTGCTATTTGTTATGAATCTACTTTCGGCAGATGAGATAAAGCTTCTTCAACTTTTTCCGAAGGATACTCATAATCCAGCATTTTTCCGGAAAGGTAGTTATCATATGCGGATAAATCGAAATGTCCGTGACCTGAAAGATTGAAAAGAATAGTTTTTGATTTTCCTTCTTCTTTTGCTTTAAGTGCTTCATCGATGGCCGCTTTTATCGCGTGTGCCGATTCTGGCGCAGGAAGAATTCCTTCCGTTCTCGCAAAAGTTACTGCAGCATCAAAAACTTCGCGCTGCTTTACCGCTATCGGTGTAACGATTTTATGTTTTACCAAAGCCGAAACGAGCGGAGATGCTCCGTGATAACGCAGTCCTCCTGCATGTATTCCGCCTGGCATAAAAGTATGTCCAAGCGTATACATTTTAAGAGCAGGCGTAAATCCCGACGTGTCACCATAATCGTACGCTAAAATGCCTTTTGAAAGTTTTGGGCATGCTGAAGGTTCCACTGCGATCGCCTTTAAATCCGCTTTTTTACCATGCAGTTTGTCCATTATAAAAGGAAAAGCCGTTCCCGAAAAGTTTGAACCGCCGCCAAGACATGCGATAACTATATCGGGATAATCGCCTGCTATTTCAAGCTGCTTTTTTGCTTCAAGACCTATTACTGTTTGATGCATTGCTACATGATTTAAAACGCTTCCTAGAGAATATTTCGCATTTTTATGTGTAATCACATCTTCGATAGCTTCGGAAATCGCTATTCCCAAAGAACCCTGATTGTCCGGATCTTCGACTATAACTTTTCTTCCGACTTCGGTTTGAACTGAAGGGCTGGAAAAAACCTGTGCTCCGTAAACTTGCATTAAAGATTTTCTGTAAGGTTTTTGTTCAAAAGAAACTTTAACCATATAAATGACGCATTCGATGCCAAACATTTTGCAGGCCATAGCGAGAGCCGATCCCCACTGTCCTGCGCCAGTTTCCGTAGCTATCCTTTTTACGCCTTCTTTCATGTTATAGTAAGCCTGCGCAACTGCGGAATTGGATTTATGGCTGCCCGAAGGACTTACACTTTCATTTTTAAAGTATATTTTTGCGGGGGTGTCTAAAGTTTTTTCAAGATTGTATGCCCTTACGAGCGGGGAAGGTCTCCATATTTTGTAAACGTCAAGGACTTCCGACGGAATATCTATAAATCTTTCCATGCTCATTTCTTGTTTTATGATTTCTGCGGGAAAAATTGCCGATAAGTCCTGTGCGGTGGCAGGTTTTCCAGTTTTTGTGTTAAACGGCGGATCGAGCGGCTGCGGAAGATCTGCCTGTATGTTGTACCACTGTTTAGGCATGTCCTGCTCGTTTAATATTATTTTCTTTAAACTTGATTTTGACATTCTGCTCTCCTTATTTAATAAATTAAAGAAATGGCTGCGACAGCTGCGGAATTACCATCGAAAGCCCGGAGCTTTAAATATTTTTAAAATATACGGTAGATAATCAAAAAGATTTTTATATTTCATAAATAATTAAAAATTATATATAATACTCGAAATAAAAGTCAAATAAACAAAAAAAATTGCATGCCCACAAAAAATCAAAAAATGATTGAAAATAAAATCATTATCGTTTTTTTAGAGAATTATTGACTTTTTTTTAAAATTATATTATAAATTAAAGGCGTTTTGAAAATTTAGCAGCTATTAAGTTGCGGAGGTATTTTTCAGATGAAAAAGCCCGATGTCATTAGGCAGGTTTCAGATGTTTCAGGATTAACTCAAGGCGATTCCAATCGAGCAATAAAAGCTCTCGTAAAAGTTATACAGGACAGTCTGAAAACCGGTGAGGTCATTTCGCTTTCAGGGCTTGGCTCATTCCGAGCTAAATCACGCAAAGCTAGACAGGGCAGAAACCCTAAAACGGGCGAAGTGATTCCTGTTCCACCCGGCAAAAAGGTTTCTTTCAAGCCCACCACTACCCTCAGGAAAATAATACAATAGCAGAGTACCAAATTTATGATAAATATAGAGCCATCAAAAAAATTAGATAAGTTACCGCCATATCTTTTTACAAAAATTAACCTTTTAAAAACTGAAGCTTACACAAAAAATCTTGATGTAATCGATTTGGGCATGGGTAATCCGGATTTGCCTACGCCCAATCATATTGTTGACAGGCTTTGTGATACTGTAAAACATCATCATAATACACACAGATACCCGCAGGCAAAGGGTATGCCGAAATTCAGAAGGGCTGTAGCCGAATGGATGGGGAGAAGGTTCGGCGTAAATATGGAACCTGAAAGTGAAATTCTTGCGCTTATAGGTTCAAAAGAAGGAATTGCTCATCTTTGCATGTCTTATCTAAATCCAGGAGATTATGTTTTAGTCTGTGACCCCGCTTATCCCGTACATTTTAATGGAGTTGTTCTTGCCGGCGCAAAAATCTATTCAATGCCTCTTCTTGAAAAAAACGAGTTTCTGCCGGATTTTACGAAAATACCGGAAAAAACGGCACAAAAAGCAAAAATAATGTTTTTAAATTACCCAAATAATCCGACAGCTGCTGTTGTTGAAGATAATGAATTTTGGAAAGAAGCCATAAGATTTTGCAAAAAGTATAATATTTTGCTGGTTTCCGACAATGCTTATTCAGAACTCACTTTCGGCGATTACTGCGCACCTTCGATTTTTGAGTTTCATGGGGCAAAAGAGGTCGCTTTGGAATTTCATTCATTTTCCAAGACATTTAATATGGCAGGCTGGAGGCTCGGATGGGTTTGCGGGGACAAAAAGCTTGTCGGCCCGTTAGAAAAATTTAAATCATTTTTAGATTATGGCGCGCCGACTTTTATGCAGCTTGCCGGCATTGCAGCTTTAAACGGTTCTCGGGAATGCGTAAAAGAGCTTTCTACAGTTTATGAAAGAAGAATGAAAAAAATGACGTATGGTTTACAGAAAATAGGCTGGAAAGTCAGAGAAAGCAAAGCGACAATGTATATTTGGGCGGGTTTGCCCGACTGTTTGTTAAAAGAAGGGTCATTAAAAGTTGCAGAAAAACTTATAAAAGAAACTGGTGTTGTGGTTTCGCCTGGAGTGGGTTTCGGCAAACATGGCGAAGGGTATGTGCGAATATCGCTTGTAACGCATGACAGGCGCTTTCATGATGCGCTTCTTAGAATA includes:
- a CDS encoding cation transporter — translated: MIKIKEEFKLPTVLGIGLLLVFVETVGSFFSGSLSLLSHAGLMLAASFAALPAIIGKNLNISKEEGEAFKRSQFYSICLNGVMLLIIALYIIYKAVVLFADPVGINLAMTCWMAFSAFTGLAFCLLLLYPEIKKNKDIKTLFIKYALCAALMPLIASASAIYYLKDMYFFDPVLSLFIAAFIIVQVISLLKQALLALIK
- a CDS encoding HU family DNA-binding protein — translated: MKKPDVIRQVSDVSGLTQGDSNRAIKALVKVIQDSLKTGEVISLSGLGSFRAKSRKARQGRNPKTGEVIPVPPGKKVSFKPTTTLRKIIQ
- the pyk gene encoding pyruvate kinase, with the protein product MAKTGIICTMGPATRSLSVLKKMAYAGMTVIRLNFSHGTYVEHEKDFALIRNFNKKYSRDIKILADLEGHRIRVGEIKNGKVELKKKQKLILTNKEVAGNNKKIYIDYSNSLMDIKKGFDIFIDDGNLKLKVLSSKKDELITEVQSDYVLKTHKGINIPQANLQFPHMEKKDMEDMRFALKRNVDFVANSFVRTAGDMRPLISILEKEKKKDCCKLIAKIEDREGIDNLPSILDVCDGIMVARGDMGISIPLWTVPVVQKYIIKKCRSRKKFVITATQMLESMVENPIPTRAEVSDVANAIIDGSDYVMLSAETAVGQYPAEAVEMMGNIIKFTEKNSYRLPLVK
- a CDS encoding TrpB-like pyridoxal phosphate-dependent enzyme, translating into MSKSSLKKIILNEQDMPKQWYNIQADLPQPLDPPFNTKTGKPATAQDLSAIFPAEIIKQEMSMERFIDIPSEVLDVYKIWRPSPLVRAYNLEKTLDTPAKIYFKNESVSPSGSHKSNSAVAQAYYNMKEGVKRIATETGAGQWGSALAMACKMFGIECVIYMVKVSFEQKPYRKSLMQVYGAQVFSSPSVQTEVGRKVIVEDPDNQGSLGIAISEAIEDVITHKNAKYSLGSVLNHVAMHQTVIGLEAKKQLEIAGDYPDIVIACLGGGSNFSGTAFPFIMDKLHGKKADLKAIAVEPSACPKLSKGILAYDYGDTSGFTPALKMYTLGHTFMPGGIHAGGLRYHGASPLVSALVKHKIVTPIAVKQREVFDAAVTFARTEGILPAPESAHAIKAAIDEALKAKEEGKSKTILFNLSGHGHFDLSAYDNYLSGKMLDYEYPSEKVEEALSHLPKVDS
- a CDS encoding nitroreductase family protein; its protein translation is MKKLFLYFVVSFFFVSNVFAAQTIDTIMKRTSVRSYERGKIEQQDLDIILKAAMAAPSARNVQPWAFIIVDDHEVIDSLADKLPYAKMLREASIAIIVCGKKDSEDFWIMDCSAATENILLAVQDLGLGAVWTAVYPDKKRVDAVRKTFSIPSEFVPLNVIPIGKPKGETQPKNKYDAGKIHTNKW
- a CDS encoding LL-diaminopimelate aminotransferase, whose amino-acid sequence is MINIEPSKKLDKLPPYLFTKINLLKTEAYTKNLDVIDLGMGNPDLPTPNHIVDRLCDTVKHHHNTHRYPQAKGMPKFRRAVAEWMGRRFGVNMEPESEILALIGSKEGIAHLCMSYLNPGDYVLVCDPAYPVHFNGVVLAGAKIYSMPLLEKNEFLPDFTKIPEKTAQKAKIMFLNYPNNPTAAVVEDNEFWKEAIRFCKKYNILLVSDNAYSELTFGDYCAPSIFEFHGAKEVALEFHSFSKTFNMAGWRLGWVCGDKKLVGPLEKFKSFLDYGAPTFMQLAGIAALNGSRECVKELSTVYERRMKKMTYGLQKIGWKVRESKATMYIWAGLPDCLLKEGSLKVAEKLIKETGVVVSPGVGFGKHGEGYVRISLVTHDRRFHDALLRINKFTKNAANQNVSKSI
- the amt gene encoding ammonium transporter, with product MEQTVFVSVDTLWVLFGATLVFFMQPGFAMLEAGFTRAKNAGNIVLKNLMDLSLGSLFFWIIGFGIMFGAGSGFFGSFDLFSKADTYGGSYPSHAFLIFQTVFCATAATIVSGAMAERTKFTAYIVYSIVISAIVYPISGHWIWGGGWLGELGFHDFAGSTTVHMVGGVAAFVGAAILGPRIGKYSKNGVSQAIPGHSITLGALGVFILWFGWFGFNGASTVSMTGDGIVSASSIFVTTNLAAAAGAAVTLFFTWIRYKKPDVSMTLNGVLAGLVAITAGCDAVSPLGAAIIGGTAGIVVVLAVEFIDKILKVDDPVGAVAVHGVCGALGTLLTGVFALDGGLLYGGGLRMLGIQTLGVITVGIWIAVTMAITFFAIKKTIGIRVDKEEEITGLDIVEHNLIGYADFMPSLFSSTVDSETGEVKTSDVPSPPVPTHTGTKLTKVVVIINQNKFEKLKAALDGLGITGITITQVLGRGMQRGHAEYYRGSVIETALLPKVKLEIVVAKIPVQTLVDTIKKTLHTGNIGDGKIFVYNVENVIKVRTSEEGYDALQDETN